Proteins encoded within one genomic window of Prauserella marina:
- a CDS encoding GreA/GreB family elongation factor, whose product MMNETKRVWLTADAYDRVSSEYEALCRQRDEADAPDDGERLVDGRHLRARIRQLEDLLHNAVVGETPPDDGVAEPGMVLTVRLDDDPEPETFLLGVRDGGKADELEVYSPDSPLGRALTGARQGEERSYVVPSGATVRVTLVRAVPYGSHQSAG is encoded by the coding sequence ATGATGAACGAGACCAAACGTGTGTGGCTCACCGCCGACGCCTACGACAGGGTCAGCAGTGAATACGAGGCGCTGTGCAGGCAGCGGGACGAGGCCGACGCGCCTGACGACGGGGAGCGCCTTGTCGACGGCAGGCACCTCAGGGCCCGGATCCGGCAGCTTGAGGACTTGCTGCACAACGCGGTGGTCGGCGAGACGCCGCCCGACGACGGCGTCGCCGAGCCGGGCATGGTGCTCACGGTGCGGCTGGACGACGATCCGGAGCCGGAGACGTTCCTGCTCGGCGTGCGCGACGGCGGGAAGGCGGACGAGCTGGAGGTGTACTCGCCGGATTCGCCGCTCGGCCGCGCGCTGACCGGGGCAAGACAGGGGGAGGAGCGGTCCTATGTCGTGCCCAGCGGTGCCACGGTGCGGGTGACGCTCGTGCGTGCCGTGCCCTACGGAAGCCACCAATCGGCCGGGTAG
- a CDS encoding TetR/AcrR family transcriptional regulator, with protein sequence MDQRRTAPRVRMTLAERKRETKDALVLAALYAFARDGYHAASLEAIATEAGYSKGAIYSNFTGKAELFLAVMDYNLEALRSDDWDPLTAEHARDTAAAPEADAATMVRGVGLATLEFIATAARDETLAEALRRRVQAMVDSYQQVAAEAVREDETLAADDVARLMAALDQGASMLTLSGITAMDGTLLRTGLRRLLSPEQTAPEQGERGLPLPVVERVQRLIGNPDSA encoded by the coding sequence ATGGATCAACGCCGCACGGCTCCCCGGGTACGGATGACGCTCGCCGAACGAAAGCGGGAGACGAAGGACGCGCTCGTCCTCGCGGCGCTGTACGCGTTCGCGCGGGACGGTTACCACGCCGCGAGCCTGGAGGCGATCGCCACCGAGGCCGGGTACTCGAAAGGCGCGATCTACTCGAATTTCACCGGCAAGGCGGAACTGTTCCTCGCGGTCATGGACTACAACCTGGAAGCGCTGCGAAGCGACGACTGGGACCCGCTCACCGCCGAGCACGCGCGCGACACGGCCGCCGCGCCCGAAGCGGACGCGGCGACGATGGTGCGGGGAGTCGGGCTCGCGACACTGGAGTTCATCGCGACCGCCGCGAGGGACGAAACCCTCGCCGAGGCGCTGCGCCGACGCGTCCAGGCCATGGTCGACAGCTACCAGCAGGTCGCGGCCGAAGCCGTGCGAGAGGACGAAACTCTCGCTGCCGACGATGTCGCGCGCCTCATGGCCGCGCTCGACCAGGGAGCGTCCATGCTGACGCTCAGCGGCATCACCGCCATGGACGGCACGCTGCTGCGCACCGGGCTACGCAGGTTGCTCTCGCCGGAGCAAACCGCGCCCGAACAGGGCGAGCGCGGCTTGCCACTGCCGGTCGTCGAGCGGGTACAGCGCCTGATCGGCAACCCGGACAGCGCCTGA
- a CDS encoding ABC transporter permease encodes MPEHTAAVETPSTVARVAVPPRTGLWTTYATLLRWTFGQTGPMLPFVIAVEALLAAGIIIGFGFLVPGIDTASAQFLSTGAPTVLLMVVGLVIVPMGVAQARASGTFTYLRAQPVPRQLLLLADLTVWLGVALPSIAVAMIVAWLRYDFGYVFDWPLLVATAALTSVTAASVGYAIAVVLPPLLTQITTQVLVFFVMLFSPVTFPASRLPEWFQTVHDWLPFRPAADLLRAGLISDSYTASWRDLAVLLVWCVLGFAISLRAVVRRA; translated from the coding sequence ATGCCTGAGCACACCGCGGCCGTCGAAACACCGTCCACTGTGGCTCGCGTGGCCGTGCCGCCGCGTACCGGCCTATGGACCACCTACGCGACCCTGCTGCGCTGGACGTTCGGTCAGACGGGGCCGATGCTGCCGTTCGTCATCGCCGTGGAGGCCCTGCTCGCCGCTGGGATCATCATCGGTTTCGGGTTCCTCGTTCCCGGTATCGACACCGCGTCGGCCCAGTTCCTCTCGACCGGCGCGCCCACCGTGCTGCTCATGGTCGTGGGACTGGTCATCGTGCCGATGGGCGTCGCGCAGGCGCGCGCGAGCGGCACCTTCACCTACCTGCGCGCGCAACCGGTGCCCCGGCAGTTGCTGTTGCTGGCCGATCTGACCGTGTGGCTGGGCGTCGCGCTGCCCAGCATCGCCGTCGCCATGATCGTGGCGTGGCTGCGCTACGACTTCGGCTACGTCTTCGACTGGCCGCTTCTCGTCGCCACCGCCGCACTGACCTCGGTGACCGCGGCCTCGGTCGGTTATGCGATCGCCGTGGTCCTTCCTCCGTTGCTGACCCAGATCACCACTCAGGTACTGGTGTTCTTCGTGATGCTGTTCTCGCCGGTGACCTTTCCCGCGAGCCGCCTGCCGGAGTGGTTCCAGACCGTTCACGACTGGCTGCCGTTCCGGCCGGCAGCGGATCTGCTCCGCGCGGGACTGATCTCCGACAGCTACACAGCGAGCTGGCGAGATCTCGCGGTGCTGCTGGTGTGGTGCGTGCTCGGGTTCGCGATCAGTCTCCGCGCCGTCGTGCGGCGGGCTTGA
- a CDS encoding MerR family transcriptional regulator, which yields MGSMMRISQLAERTGVPATTLRFYETEGLLPAKRTAAGYRAYDERAVDRLAFIGAAKHLGLPLEEIADLLPLWESGGCGQVKAGLRPRITAGIARAERRAEELAAFISTARGALEGLEALPDDEGPCGPRCASLADGERWRSAPVACSLTGAEVAERAGQWEAALSGACHEQTFDGVRLVVPAERAARIAELAASEQRCCPFFDFRLHLDGPVLRIEVRAPAEAAALLAELFVSPA from the coding sequence ATGGGCAGCATGATGCGGATTTCGCAGCTCGCCGAGCGCACCGGAGTCCCGGCGACGACCCTGCGGTTCTACGAGACCGAGGGACTGCTTCCGGCGAAGCGGACCGCGGCCGGTTACCGCGCCTACGACGAGCGGGCCGTCGACCGGCTTGCCTTCATCGGTGCCGCGAAGCACCTCGGGTTGCCACTGGAGGAGATCGCCGATCTGTTGCCGCTGTGGGAATCGGGCGGGTGCGGACAGGTCAAGGCCGGTCTGCGGCCACGGATCACGGCCGGGATCGCGCGAGCCGAGCGGCGCGCGGAGGAACTGGCGGCGTTCATCTCCACCGCCCGCGGGGCGCTGGAAGGGCTCGAAGCCCTGCCGGACGACGAAGGCCCGTGCGGTCCCCGGTGCGCCTCGCTCGCCGATGGCGAGCGCTGGCGAAGCGCGCCGGTGGCGTGCTCGCTCACCGGTGCCGAGGTCGCCGAGCGCGCCGGACAGTGGGAAGCGGCGCTGTCGGGAGCCTGCCACGAGCAGACCTTCGACGGCGTGCGCCTCGTCGTACCCGCCGAGCGCGCCGCGCGCATCGCCGAGCTCGCCGCCTCGGAACAGCGGTGCTGCCCGTTCTTCGACTTCCGGCTCCACCTCGACGGTCCCGTGCTGCGGATCGAGGTCCGCGCGCCAGCCGAAGCGGCGGCGCTGCTGGCCGAGTTGTTCGTGTCCCCGGCCTGA
- a CDS encoding ABC transporter ATP-binding protein, protein MRNVVQGVLEVENLSRRFGAVAANDGVTLRVRPGEVVGLLGHNGAGKTTLVSQVVGLLRPDEGAITVAGTDAIAEPGTARRCVALQAQAQAPLDGLTPRTAIEIAARLRGMSRAKAAAAARAVAEELDITEWFDRRAMPDGGGLSGGVRRLTAFAMAAVAPVPLVILDEPTNDVDAARRRLLWKKVRGLGDAGAGVLLVTHNVAEAERVVDDLVVLDKGKVVAAGSPSGLRGAGDHDLRLELALTSDGIDPSETGAEIPFPVARRVRAGRRVLLTVRAEDAEKAVAWASAQREDERVEGYALAPVTLEDVYLAVTGGNNAKESGDA, encoded by the coding sequence GTGAGGAACGTGGTCCAGGGAGTACTTGAGGTCGAAAACCTCAGCAGACGATTCGGCGCCGTGGCCGCGAACGACGGCGTGACGCTGCGGGTGCGGCCAGGCGAGGTCGTCGGCCTGCTCGGGCACAACGGCGCGGGCAAGACCACGCTGGTCTCCCAGGTCGTGGGGCTGCTGCGGCCCGACGAAGGGGCCATCACCGTGGCCGGGACCGACGCGATCGCCGAACCGGGCACGGCCCGCCGGTGCGTGGCGTTGCAGGCCCAGGCTCAGGCACCGCTGGACGGGCTGACCCCGCGGACGGCGATCGAGATCGCGGCGAGGCTTCGCGGCATGTCCCGCGCGAAGGCCGCCGCCGCGGCGCGAGCCGTCGCCGAGGAACTGGACATCACCGAGTGGTTCGACCGCAGGGCGATGCCGGACGGCGGCGGGCTTTCCGGCGGGGTCCGCAGGCTCACCGCGTTCGCGATGGCCGCCGTGGCACCCGTACCGCTGGTGATTCTCGACGAACCGACCAACGACGTCGACGCGGCTCGCAGAAGGCTGCTGTGGAAGAAGGTCCGAGGTCTCGGCGACGCGGGAGCGGGGGTACTGCTGGTCACCCACAACGTGGCCGAGGCTGAGCGCGTCGTCGACGATCTGGTCGTACTCGACAAGGGCAAGGTCGTCGCGGCCGGTTCGCCGAGCGGGCTTCGCGGAGCGGGCGATCACGATCTGCGGCTCGAACTCGCACTCACCTCGGACGGTATCGATCCCTCGGAAACCGGTGCCGAGATCCCGTTCCCCGTCGCCCGGCGGGTCAGGGCGGGAAGGCGCGTGCTGCTGACCGTCCGCGCCGAGGACGCGGAGAAGGCCGTCGCGTGGGCCTCCGCCCAGCGCGAGGACGAGCGCGTCGAGGGCTACGCGCTGGCCCCGGTCACGTTGGAGGACGTCTACCTCGCCGTCACCGGCGGGAACAACGCGAAGGAGTCCGGCGATGCCTGA